A genomic stretch from Neodiprion fabricii isolate iyNeoFabr1 chromosome 3, iyNeoFabr1.1, whole genome shotgun sequence includes:
- the LOC124177976 gene encoding uncharacterized protein LOC124177976, which yields MSCCCAPEVKKTSTNRGKLEFAKVHSSGFEKERKTIHYADEVDGEKSACRKVRSDSSILSDFDDQHDSDEEIGDMVFVDGNEADLEECDDEDTLMERVWWLARPPYVPRQTPVVSARRIQVVKERLSSTIKGLPTIRAALKEQVARSLQSRRGSKSRDYIAVGKFSGNSRAACGTDEVTSIPVCARKLSDLL from the exons ATGTCTTGCTGTTGTGCCCCCGAGGTGAAAAAGACGTCGACAAACCGAGGAAAACTCGAGTTCGCCAAAGTTCATAGCAGCGGTTttgagaaggaaagaaaaacaattcactATGCCGACGAGGTCGATGGGGAAA AATCCGCATGCAGGAAGGTGCGAAGCGATTCGTCAATACTGAGCGATTTCGACGATCAGCACGATTCCGACGAGGAAATAGGGGACATGGTATTCGTCGATGGGAACGAGGCCGACCTGGAGGAATGCGACGACGAGGATACGCTGATGGAACGT GTCTGGTGGCTCGCAAGGCCGCCTTACGTTCCGCGGCAAACGCCGGTGGTTTCGGCAAGAAGAATACAG GTGGTCAAAGAGCGACTCTCGTCAACAATAAAGGGTCTTCCGACGATTCGAGCCGCGCTGAAAGAGCAGGTCGCAAGGAGTCTGCAGAGTCGACGTGGATCGAAATCGCGGGATTACATCGCGGTTGGTAAATTCTCGGGTAACAGTCGCGCGGCTTGCGGTACCGACGAGGTCACATCGATCCCGGTTTGCGCCCGAAAACTCAGCGACTTATTATAG